In the Roseibium sp. HPY-6 genome, one interval contains:
- the murJ gene encoding murein biosynthesis integral membrane protein MurJ encodes MNLVRNFTTVGGATMLSRLLGFVRDVLLAAAVGTGPVADAFAVAFRLPNLFRRLFAEGAFNSAFIPLFGRAVEEEGDAGARRFAGEIGSALLFCLLILTAIAQIFMPFVVWGLAPGFGADAAKFDLTVLMARIAFPYLVFMSMLAFIAGILNTYQRFAAAAFAPVMLNVVMSIVLGSVLLTGVEDNDTLGVILATGVTVGGIVQLLVVIIDLKRLGFRIPVFRPRYTKSAKRLLVLGIPGIIAGGVTQLNIAVGTIIASLQDGANAMLYFADRLYQLPLGVIGIAIGVVLLPSLTRQLRAGEFNAYQTSLNRALEISLVLTLPAAVALAVVPHEIVSVLFQRVRFDEAAVDGTAAALLAFSFGLPAFVLNKVFSPGYFAREDTKTPMKFAAVGMAVNVCLSIALFPVFKHVGIALATTLAGWVNSGLLIVVLWKRGHFVPDFALLRRLLLVLVASLLMGLTIHFAALFLEPYLASGWLAVRAASLAALVITGIAAFVFFAQISGGADLVGMARTLTRRNT; translated from the coding sequence ATGAACCTCGTCCGCAACTTTACGACCGTTGGTGGCGCAACGATGCTGAGCCGGTTGCTCGGATTCGTTCGGGACGTACTGCTGGCAGCTGCGGTCGGGACGGGGCCTGTTGCGGACGCCTTTGCCGTCGCGTTCCGGCTGCCGAACCTGTTCCGGCGGCTCTTCGCGGAAGGTGCTTTCAACTCGGCGTTTATTCCACTGTTCGGGCGCGCTGTCGAAGAAGAGGGCGACGCGGGCGCACGGCGATTTGCAGGCGAAATCGGATCGGCGCTGCTGTTCTGCTTATTGATTTTGACCGCAATCGCGCAGATTTTCATGCCTTTTGTCGTTTGGGGTCTAGCGCCCGGCTTCGGTGCGGATGCCGCCAAGTTCGACCTCACCGTCCTCATGGCGCGCATTGCGTTTCCCTATCTCGTCTTCATGTCCATGCTGGCCTTCATCGCCGGTATCCTGAACACCTATCAACGCTTCGCTGCGGCCGCATTTGCCCCCGTCATGCTGAACGTCGTGATGAGTATCGTGCTCGGCTCCGTCCTGCTGACCGGTGTGGAAGACAACGATACGCTTGGCGTCATCCTGGCCACAGGCGTTACAGTGGGCGGCATCGTCCAGTTACTCGTCGTCATCATCGACCTCAAACGGCTCGGCTTCCGTATCCCGGTGTTCCGGCCGAGATACACAAAGTCAGCCAAACGCCTGCTTGTCCTCGGCATCCCGGGGATCATCGCGGGTGGCGTGACGCAGCTGAACATTGCGGTCGGGACAATCATTGCCTCCCTCCAGGACGGCGCCAACGCGATGCTCTATTTTGCGGACCGGCTCTATCAGCTGCCGCTCGGCGTGATCGGGATTGCGATTGGAGTCGTTCTTCTGCCCAGCCTCACGAGGCAACTCCGGGCCGGCGAATTCAACGCCTACCAGACAAGTCTCAACCGGGCGCTCGAGATCTCGCTGGTCCTGACCCTGCCGGCTGCCGTCGCCCTTGCCGTTGTGCCTCATGAGATCGTTTCAGTCCTGTTCCAGCGGGTCCGCTTCGACGAAGCTGCCGTCGACGGCACGGCCGCTGCCCTGCTGGCATTCTCGTTCGGCCTGCCTGCCTTCGTTCTGAACAAGGTGTTTTCACCGGGCTATTTTGCGCGTGAGGACACCAAAACACCGATGAAATTTGCCGCCGTCGGCATGGCGGTGAACGTATGCCTCTCCATTGCCCTGTTTCCAGTTTTCAAACATGTCGGGATTGCGTTGGCCACAACGCTGGCGGGATGGGTCAATTCAGGCCTCTTGATCGTCGTTTTGTGGAAACGCGGCCATTTCGTTCCTGACTTTGCACTCTTGCGCAGACTGTTGCTGGTCTTGGTGGCAAGCCTGCTCATGGGACTAACCATTCATTTTGCGGCTCTTTTCCTTGAACCCTACCTCGCCAGCGGCTGGCTTGCGGTCCGTGCGGCGAGCCTTGCTGCGCTCGTCATCACAGGCATCGCCGCGTTTGTCTTTTTCGCACAGATCAGCGGCGGCGCGGATCTTGTCGGCATGGCGAGAACGTTGACGCGGCGCAACACCTGA
- a CDS encoding [protein-PII] uridylyltransferase, with protein sequence MHPSEEDLAGLIDADDLRSRLKALTASSDGDGSDSKVRAEVLGLLKSEVKSSRDRVKDKLDEDGGGLLCANRLSYVQDQLIRVIYDFAVQHVYRVKNPSAAERMSVAAVGGYGRGTLAPGSDIDLLFILPYKQTPWGEQVVEYILYMLWDLGFKVGHATRNLDECIRLARADMTIRTAVLEARYIWGDVELFESLVKRFDNDVVNGTSSEFIAAKLLERDDRHRRQGTSRYLVEPNIKEGKGGLRDLNTLFWIAKYHYRVDRQSELVKKGVLTRSEYTRFVKSEDFLWAVRCHLHFLTGRPEERLAFEFQREIAIRLGYTQHPGMRDVERFMKHYFLVAKDVGDLTRIICAALEEEHVKEPRGKGFSGMMRRLRSGRVTDSVTPVKGAPGFVVENNRLNVTNDTVFESDPANLLRVFQLADKHDYNLHPRLTRLIRHSLKLVDSDLRNDAEANRLFLSILTSRNVPEKILRKMNETGLLGRFVPEFGKVVAMMQFNMYHHYTVDEHLIRSIGVLAEIERGNSGEDHPLSTELILRLQNRKVLYVAMFLHDIAKGRPEDHSIAGAKVARKICPRFGLNEAETETVAWLIEHHLDMSTIAQSRDLNDRKTITDFANTVQSLERLKMLLILTVADIRAVGPGVFNGWKGQLLRTLFYATEPHLSGGHSKMSHKETIEAAKSELMSKLEHWTKKDRNAYLKRHYAAYWLRTEPERLLTHAELLHKADKGDKRLAFEVIPRAFEGVTELNIMAPDHPRLLSTIAGACFSTGANIVDAQIDTTTDGFAIDTIFIGRELPDDDDERRRGERITQLIRTTLRGDERLPEPVTKKNTMKSRVKAFKVATEILVNNSLSDDYTVLEISGLDRPGLLYDLTRSIATLNLNIGSAHISTFGEKAVDVFYVTDLTGQKISNIGRQEIIRERLADAVKGRLELDPAAPVSRKAQRQAS encoded by the coding sequence ATGCACCCAAGCGAAGAAGATCTTGCCGGACTGATCGATGCCGATGACCTGCGGTCGCGTCTGAAAGCACTTACTGCCTCCAGCGACGGTGACGGATCGGATAGCAAGGTCAGGGCGGAGGTTCTTGGTCTGTTGAAGTCAGAGGTCAAATCCTCACGCGACCGCGTGAAGGACAAACTCGACGAAGACGGCGGTGGGCTGCTCTGCGCAAACCGGCTGTCTTATGTGCAGGACCAACTGATCCGCGTGATCTACGACTTCGCGGTTCAACACGTCTACCGGGTCAAGAACCCATCAGCAGCAGAACGCATGTCGGTCGCCGCTGTTGGCGGATATGGCCGCGGAACGCTTGCGCCCGGGTCCGACATCGATCTCCTGTTCATCCTGCCCTACAAGCAAACCCCCTGGGGCGAACAGGTTGTTGAGTACATTCTCTACATGCTCTGGGACCTCGGCTTCAAAGTTGGGCATGCAACCCGCAATCTCGACGAGTGTATCCGACTGGCACGCGCGGACATGACGATCCGGACGGCTGTTCTGGAAGCCAGGTATATTTGGGGTGACGTGGAGCTTTTTGAGAGCCTTGTCAAACGCTTCGACAACGATGTCGTGAACGGAACGAGCTCCGAATTCATCGCAGCGAAGTTGCTTGAACGTGATGACCGGCACCGGCGCCAGGGAACGTCGAGATACCTCGTTGAGCCGAATATCAAGGAGGGAAAAGGAGGACTTCGGGATCTCAACACTCTCTTCTGGATTGCAAAATACCATTACCGGGTCGACCGTCAGTCCGAGCTCGTCAAGAAGGGTGTTCTCACGCGGTCCGAATACACGCGCTTCGTCAAGTCAGAGGACTTCCTGTGGGCGGTGCGCTGCCACCTGCACTTTCTCACCGGGCGCCCGGAAGAACGTCTGGCATTTGAATTCCAGCGCGAGATCGCCATTCGTCTTGGCTACACCCAGCACCCCGGCATGCGCGACGTCGAGCGCTTCATGAAGCATTACTTCCTTGTCGCAAAAGATGTTGGTGATCTCACACGCATCATCTGTGCCGCACTGGAGGAAGAGCACGTCAAGGAACCACGGGGCAAGGGGTTCTCCGGAATGATGCGGCGTCTGCGCAGCGGGCGCGTGACGGACAGTGTGACGCCGGTCAAGGGCGCTCCGGGTTTCGTTGTCGAGAACAACCGGCTCAATGTCACCAACGACACGGTGTTCGAGAGCGACCCCGCCAACCTGCTCCGCGTTTTCCAGCTTGCGGACAAGCACGACTATAATCTGCATCCAAGACTGACACGGCTGATCAGGCACTCGCTCAAACTTGTCGACAGCGATCTGCGCAATGATGCAGAAGCCAACCGGCTGTTTCTGTCGATCCTGACCTCGCGCAATGTTCCGGAGAAAATCCTGCGCAAGATGAACGAGACGGGCCTGCTCGGGCGCTTTGTGCCGGAATTCGGCAAGGTCGTCGCGATGATGCAGTTCAACATGTATCATCATTACACGGTCGATGAGCACTTGATCCGCTCGATTGGCGTGCTGGCGGAGATCGAGCGCGGCAATTCAGGCGAAGATCATCCGCTGTCCACCGAACTGATCCTGCGGTTGCAAAACCGGAAAGTCCTCTATGTGGCCATGTTCCTTCACGATATCGCGAAGGGGCGCCCGGAAGATCATTCCATTGCAGGCGCAAAGGTTGCCCGTAAGATCTGCCCCCGCTTTGGTTTGAACGAGGCTGAAACCGAAACGGTCGCATGGCTGATCGAGCACCACCTCGATATGAGCACCATTGCCCAGTCGCGCGATCTCAACGACCGCAAGACAATTACCGATTTTGCGAACACGGTTCAGTCTCTCGAACGCCTCAAGATGCTCCTGATCCTGACGGTCGCGGACATCAGAGCCGTCGGGCCCGGTGTATTCAATGGCTGGAAGGGCCAGCTTCTGCGGACCCTCTTTTATGCCACCGAGCCTCATCTTTCCGGCGGACACTCCAAGATGTCCCACAAGGAAACTATCGAGGCGGCCAAGTCCGAGCTCATGTCCAAGCTCGAACACTGGACGAAGAAGGACCGCAACGCCTACCTCAAACGGCACTATGCTGCCTACTGGCTTCGTACCGAGCCGGAGCGTCTGCTTACGCATGCCGAATTGCTGCACAAAGCGGACAAGGGCGACAAGCGACTTGCTTTCGAGGTCATCCCGCGTGCCTTCGAAGGTGTCACCGAACTCAACATCATGGCGCCCGACCACCCGCGGCTTCTCTCAACCATAGCCGGGGCGTGTTTTTCAACGGGCGCTAATATTGTCGATGCGCAAATAGATACGACGACGGACGGTTTCGCGATCGATACGATTTTCATCGGGCGCGAACTCCCGGACGATGACGATGAGCGGCGGCGCGGTGAACGGATCACTCAACTGATCCGCACGACATTGCGCGGCGATGAGCGTCTGCCGGAACCCGTGACCAAGAAAAACACGATGAAAAGCCGCGTCAAGGCGTTCAAGGTCGCGACCGAGATCCTGGTCAACAATTCCCTGTCGGATGACTACACGGTGCTGGAAATCTCCGGGCTCGACAGGCCGGGCCTGCTTTACGATCTGACCAGGTCCATTGCGACGCTCAACCTGAATATCGGTTCGGCCCATATTTCGACCTTCGGTGAAAAAGCCGTCGATGTATTCTATGTGACGGACCTGACCGGGCAGAAGATTTCAAATATAGGCCGCCAGGAAATCATCCGGGAACGCCTCGCAGACGCTGTCAAAGGGCGTCTGGAACTCGATCCGGCAGCGCCTGTTTCCCGCAAGGCACAGCGACAGGCGTCCTGA
- a CDS encoding ATP-binding protein: MQRDIPEDIQSLIDLVAQNGTNDGAMRAVLILLEQAPDSSVIIDGLGQIEPGLVANMDLRARAATLLRKADAPELAEGWHKVSAPKLGNNVIPMDRTSVTVSNPSGSITFDDIGGLENVKKQVRRKIINPFQNKKALFDRFKRKAGGGVLMYGPPGCGKTMLARALAFECKATFQNVRAADILDQYVGNAEKRIAQIFQEARASRPVVLFFDEIEALAQKRQFESSARVNTTVSALLTEMDGFSDNEGVLFLGATNVPWSIDSAFRRPGRFDRTLFVPPPDRVARKFILNGLLKDRPVSESLDIERIIESCTGFSGADLSALVDTAVDIAIEESPSVEALVPLSTVHFQEALQEVRSSVGEWLGQARNFAEYANSSGMYDDLSAFLKKYAR; this comes from the coding sequence TTGCAGCGAGACATTCCTGAAGATATTCAATCGCTTATTGACCTTGTCGCTCAAAACGGAACGAACGATGGTGCGATGCGGGCCGTCCTGATTTTATTGGAACAGGCTCCGGACAGCAGCGTTATTATTGATGGGCTCGGCCAGATTGAACCGGGTCTGGTTGCAAACATGGATCTGAGAGCCAGGGCTGCCACTCTTTTGAGAAAAGCAGATGCACCGGAGTTGGCTGAAGGTTGGCACAAAGTGTCCGCGCCAAAGCTTGGGAACAACGTCATTCCCATGGATCGTACCTCTGTAACGGTCTCGAATCCATCCGGCAGTATCACATTTGACGACATCGGCGGCCTCGAAAATGTCAAGAAACAAGTGCGCCGCAAAATCATAAATCCCTTTCAGAACAAGAAGGCGTTGTTCGACCGGTTCAAACGAAAGGCCGGTGGTGGCGTTTTGATGTACGGCCCGCCTGGCTGCGGCAAGACCATGCTTGCGCGTGCCCTGGCGTTTGAATGCAAAGCTACATTTCAAAATGTTCGCGCGGCGGACATTCTCGACCAATATGTCGGGAATGCCGAGAAGAGGATAGCGCAGATCTTTCAGGAGGCACGAGCGTCTCGTCCGGTTGTCCTGTTTTTTGATGAGATCGAAGCATTGGCACAAAAACGTCAGTTTGAAAGCAGTGCCAGGGTGAATACCACGGTCTCTGCGTTGCTGACCGAAATGGATGGTTTTAGCGACAATGAAGGCGTTCTTTTTCTTGGTGCGACCAATGTGCCCTGGTCGATCGATTCCGCGTTCCGGCGCCCGGGGCGCTTTGACCGGACGCTGTTCGTACCGCCTCCGGATCGCGTTGCCCGAAAATTCATTCTGAATGGTCTTTTGAAAGACCGGCCTGTTTCCGAAAGCCTGGATATCGAGCGGATAATCGAAAGTTGCACAGGATTTTCAGGCGCCGATCTCAGTGCCCTGGTCGACACTGCGGTCGATATTGCCATTGAAGAAAGCCCGTCCGTCGAAGCGCTTGTCCCTCTGTCAACCGTGCACTTCCAGGAAGCACTTCAGGAGGTTAGGTCCTCCGTCGGTGAATGGCTGGGCCAGGCTCGAAATTTCGCGGAATATGCAAACTCGAGCGGCATGTATGACGACCTCTCGGCCTTCCTGAAAAAATATGCGAGGTGA